In Phaseolus vulgaris cultivar G19833 unplaced genomic scaffold, P. vulgaris v2.0 scaffold_17, whole genome shotgun sequence, the sequence ATATGTTTATACATCAAAGCAAAACATCAATTCTGTCGTATTAGAAAGGTTCTTTAAGAGCCTTTATCAACATCCACGTTTTTTTCCTCAAATGTCTCAATTGAGGATTTCAGTTTTTTCAATGTCTTAAGCCCCATCTACTTTTTTATTTCATCTTTTACATCTATTTTTGGTAccatttttttatcactttttGAAGTTTTACATAAAAATAGCTATGGAAATTCTCCATTTGTCCCTTAATATGtattaaaattaaacattatatataaatgaaatatttcTTCTATATAATTTTCTCAAATTAGCgtgtaatattaaaaaattaaatatattgttaaatttacttcataaatattttatatataaaaaggtctttgtttactttgatactttcaattttatttttgtttattaactTTTTCATCTAGACAAGTTTTAAATACATAACTTCAAAAATTGTGAGTGTAAGAAGAGATATTAGCCGAAATTGGGGGATTTTTGGGGAAGAGTGTGAAAagattacaataaaaaatttagacatttctttttttttcaattggaAAAGGAGTATGAGAccaatttacataaaaaaaataaaatcacaaCATAATATTTGTTGTGCAATATTATAGAATGATTAAACcctaaaaaaatcaaactaaaagtaatccatataattataaatacaaGTTTATACGAAAACAATACAAAGATctttacaaaaaattattaagaaactCATAAAAAACTGATTAAGAAACTCATAAGTTGCTTGAAACACAAAAGTTGTTTTATACTTCATATtgcataatttacatataaacttGTTTATTTGGATTAACTCAATGAGTAGGAGCATCACATAAAACAAATaagtttattattaaatatttcataAGTTGGTACTTCAAAAGCAATAGAAGAATTCATATATCTAATTTGTTGAATCTAACTTAAGAAATAGTAAGGTATGTTAGTTTACAAAAATCTCCTTaacttttatttgttctcatcCTGTTGGCACAATGTTGAGCTCAAACATTTTGAAAGGTGTTTCTCTCCTTTGTGCCATGAATTTTTTATACTTATACCCCTTGGGAAATTCGAACATAGGGGGCTCTTACATCCCCTCGGAGTTATTTAGAAATATGCATCTGAATGTTTTTTGAATGGTATGTTTTCTTCAAACATAATGTACAATTTGCTTTCTAAGCAACTTGTAAAATATGAACTATACTTAAAACTTTATCACACTACGAGGTATATTTCAAGTTCAAGGTAAAGATAACTTTCACCAATTCTCATAAAACATAATACTATACTCAAAGATTTTTATATGATAGAAAAATGGTGATTCTAGATTTCATAAAAAAGGTTCAAAAGACAACATATCTCTTTAGAAAATGATTGCAGGGGTTAGAGTTTCATAACCCATAACCCTATACTTCTTTTATGTTACATTTTATACTATAAAAGGAGGAAACAAATGGAAATAGGAAAACTACTCACCTAGGAAGAAAACTAATTGGTAGAACATGAAGAGAATAATGAGATGATGTGatttaacaaacttaacaaaactTTGTTAacaaatttcaaaaatcaatcggttaatttatcgaaacaaccgattgaattggtttgataACAAAGTTAGTACATCTATGTCTTTAAATGTGAATCGGGTGAAGTTATATCATTTTGGAGTTATCTAAATTTAATCATGGAGAGGAGTTATCTTTACTTATTAATTTAGGCTTAATtgcttcttttcttttattatctATAACTATTAGTGAAAAAGAATAAATCTTTTTATAATTGTTGTTACTATAAACAATTTGTTAATACAATTAGTTCAACGTATTCATTGTCAAAATGTGATTCCTGACTTTTATGTCTTTAAATGTGACATGAACAATTTGTAGGTAGGGACTATGTTTGATATCAATCTGGGAGAAGTCATTATTATAATCTGCTTTTAGATCAAAAAATTCCTTTGGCTTTCGGTATAAATCATTTATTGTAGATAGTTATGCCCCCATGAAACACCTTCACCATCGTCATATTCACAGTCAAATTGTGATTCCTAAATTTCATGTCTACAAAATGCGACATGAATAAACTATAGGTAGAGAACTATGTTTGATATATAATATGGGAGaacttgtttttttaatatgcaCTTTTAAATATCTTAACCTTATTTATTATCTTATTTATGATAATAGTGAATGAGATTATATATATTACACAATTAGTATATATCTTATTTATAcgatttataattaattttttaaatatttctttctACTAATgttattgtttgttttttttcagAATTTGATTGAATAGaagattaagaaaatatataacgAAATTTATTTCCAGAATTTGTATTATGTTGAAATGTTAtggaaattattattgattattgtTTTGATCTTATAGTTAAATTacagtgaatttttttttttaaatattattagagTGTTGTTAGTATTTAGTGATCATATTtcaaagttaattttaacttataatacttagaaaataaaatattataattaatatacatATAAGTATGtgtaaaaaaagataaataatttaaaattcactttaataaaaaaaattataacacatttatttatcttaaaaaattaataatttataattaatatatatatatataactatatttataaatattaaaaattcgAAAAGCgtactttaaatattataaataattttgtatatctCTTTcatattactaataatattaatattattattactattaatgttaatattaacaaaattaataattattataatgctaatattaatagaattaataataacaacattaataataatgttaatattaatacttaataaaattaacaataattaaaataatattgatattattattattaattaaaataatattaataataataattattattattattattattattaattataataaaaatataataaaaatcataataaaactactaatttaatattttttttatagtaaatcAATTGggtaaaattattaaatttaacatTTATGGTTTTTTCAACAACAGACCGAAGTTGGTGAGCGGAGTTAAATATGTCATTGTGTTTAATAAGACACTTTTACGAAAATGGAGATTGTGTTTTATTCAGATGAAGAGTATTAATTTTGCTTAATAATTATATCAAAATATGGAGATAATGGTGACGAAAATCGACTGCAGGGGTTTAAAAAGGAGGCTTATTGTAGAAGGATGTTTTAAAGGTATGTGGTGAAGATAATCATAATAGATTTTTTTGACAATAACCTGAGAAAAGGAAAATTAGTCagggaataaaattaaattctagCATGAGAAATGTGGGAACAGTAATAATAGAGGAGAGTAATAGATTATATTCTCTGCATAATAACAAAACTTAgcaatgtatgcaaaatgaatGAATAGTTTATTCAGTTATGCAAGGATAATTCCAAAAcatacaaaacaaaaacatatataaaagatTTACAAAATATCATGGCATTAAAGTCATGTTGTCCACTATAgagaacaataaaataatagattTTGTTAATGTTTAAACTCACTTGCCTCAGCCATGTATTATATCAACACTAAAATCACTAGGTCAATGTTTTTGTTTGATACATgtataaaaattatgttatatcTAACTTGGATGAGTGCGAGACAAAAATCACCCACCCACCCAATATTTTTATCACCACTAAAACCATTAGGTCAATGCATTTGATACATgtataaaaattatgttatatcTAACTTAAATGAGTTCAAAAATCATACAACTACCAACTCCATATTCCATCAAAACTAAGAATATATTTgagataattataaaaattaaattattttaactattaattatacgtataatcaattataataataattaaatttttatttggataagtttattgataaataatttgaaaataatagattttatttgaaagaaacaaaatcaatttttttattaagaaacaTGTATCTTTAAGTTGAaagataagtttttttttttttactttttcagacaatttttttttaagtattatcTTAAACATATAATTGAAACtgtaaacaaattttttttataagaacaGAAATATTACTCCTTTTATATATGCATAAAAATTGTTATATGTAACTTAAGCGAGAATTAAAGACATAAGTTAACAAAGAATATTGTAAAACCCAaccaaacaaaaaaattgttattttctatACTATATAAGCGTAGTTATAAAATGTATAGTAATTAAAACTCAACTTGCATGCTTTGTCATAATTgtcaagatttgaacatgtcAAACAACTTATCAGCCGCCGCGCTTGGATGTTTATTAATGGAAGACCagcaaataaatttaaatggaAAAAAGTTTGGGACAGCGGAATGTCGGTAAAGGGATATGGGGCAATTAACCTCCCACTAAATCGAAACCagttttactttatattttaattttcacgACTTCTACTTCTTTACAGTAAACAAGGTGAATCTATTACACAAGCATACCTAACTTTTTTCCATCAAAATTTTTACATGGACGTTTTAATCTCATTAAACCaagaaagtaaaatttaaaaaaggttgttatattaaaacataaaaaaagttcCAATGGCTTGAaccatttaaaaaaagtttgaatGAAACAAAATTGAGCTAAAACACCATTTAAATTAATCTGTGTTTGATTTAAACTCAAATTCATTTCAGAATAAGCGAACGAAAAAGGGATGAATCAGAATTCAGAAGTTTCTCGTGAAGTGTCGGTAGAGTGCGACTGAACCATCAACATGGCCACCGTCCACCTGTAATAATTGGCCTTTTTTAGGTGACCAAATTAATGAAAAGGTAAAAAATGAAACTAAAATGGTAAAGCTATAATAAGATATAGATATAGTCCTCTCGCTGTTCTTCAGTATTCACTgcacagaaaaataaaataaaataaaataaaaatagaaggGAAACCTAACAGAAACGCGCGTCGTCACGAGAGTGATTAGCCTTCGGAGGAATCTCGAAGTGCCAGAGTCTGCCAACACCTTTGACCAACTGCTTCCGGCAGAGAAACTCCTCGGCGTAAACCTTCTCCACCTTCCGATCCACATCGTGCAGGAACACGTGCGTCACGCCGGAGCCTTTCCTGTCCCGAGCCATCACCGCCGCCGAAAATATCGCCGCCATGCGCCCTGGCGCCTCAGGGAAGTACCCCTTCGGCGCATCGATCATGATTAGATCCCACTCCCGCGAGTACACCTCGTCCGGGAGGTTCTGGAGTGCCAGCTTGCACCGCTCGTTGCCGCGGAGCGTGGCGGTGGCCGGCGAGCAGGCAGGCTCGGAGCGATAAGACGAGAGGAGGTGGTCGGCTTCGCGGAGCTGGGTTCGGTAGTGGACGGTGTGGGCTCGGAGGCCCGGCGCGTCCTTGAGGACGGTCTGGACCCACTTAGGGTCCTCCTCGAGGAAGAGCGTGGTGCCGCCTGGGTTGAGGCCTGCCCACATAAGGGAATCGTGGCCCAGCCCAAAGACGAGGAAGTTGGCGGGGCGGTTAAGGGCCTGGAGGACATCGAAGGTGACGGTGATCTCCGAAAGAGACTGTTGCGGGACAACCTGCGAGGTGGCGTAGTGAAGTATCGCTTTGAGCTGCATCGATTTGGAAGTTCCGGTTAACTGCTGCTGTGCTGTGGATATTGAGCATAGAAGACTGTTCTCGGAGGTTTGGATGAAACTGGCGATAAAGAGCGTGGCTCCGATTATGCATAATGTCCCCATTAGCCACACCGGCCATCGGTTCTTCATCCTCTCGTTCCCTTGCATTCGTTGATGGACAGAGCTACCAGGAGTTTGGAAATGTCTATTTTAAGGGATAGGAAATGAGATGGGGTTTTCGGACTTATGGATCAATTTATCAAACCAAAATATGATGGATTTTGGGGAAAATCAAATGAAAAGtaagattatttttattaaaactgGGGAGAGAAAACTTTAAGGAAACagagaaaaaatataaacatttgtGATTCATTTAATAATTGTGAttgctaatttttttaatcgGTGAGATTGGAAtgctttataattttaattttatggttaaaattaattttgaataaactatgattatttattttgtatataaaatttatgtgtGAAAGTACAATATGtgaatttagttaaaaaaatatgaattatagTTATATACAAAATTGTTAAAAGTAATCTcgataaaattatataaaattgaaataattgtAAAAGATTTCAATGAAATTGTAATTTTCATAAAACTTAAAAGTATAAATTGAAATTGGTCTAAAAATTCAACACCTAAGTAGTATTAAATATTGAATCATAcaatgataaaaatatagttaaattacagtaattaaacaaaataataataattatatgacGACATCTATTATTCCATGAAATCTTTGTTGGAATTGGACAATTCTTTGATGAATTCTTTCAAAACCTCTATTAACATTGatgttcaaaatatttaatcttTGTTGCAACTCCTGAATACCACCccaaatttttgaaagcatttgaGCATCAAGGGAGACTAGGGGTTAAGGTGCAATGGCTTTAATATGGTCATCAGATATTACTAGATCTTGATCATCATTgtgttcatcatcctgtttcaCCCTACCATGTTGTCTAACATCATTGACTTGAATGATATTCAACTTGTTTAAGGTTTTTCAATTGAAATAATGTAACCAGTGTAGTTCCACATTTGCATTGATGGATAAGTCCACGTTATAGTAAGTAATGATCTGTGTAATTAGAATGTCGTATGGAAGAGACACATTGTTATCCCTGCAATTCGTCATGTGTAGCATGATATAATTAGGCCAATTattcaatatattatatttcattGTGCACAAATTAAGCAAAATTGTTGGTTCGTAGACTCAATATGTGCACAAATACGTAATGCAGTAGTTTGCCACTAATATTCAAACTATCTACATTCTTGACATTTTGACTGTGCATCTCTGTTTTTATCATGAAACTCAATGACATATCACAATTGTAGTTGAGCTCCTCAGGGATATTTGAAGATGACAATTTTTTACCTTAGTATTTCAAATTAGCCAAAGTCAACCAATATGAATATGTGACTTTAATCTTCTTATTAACCTCAATATAAAGGCTACCAAGTATGTGATATTTAGGTTGGAAAAAAACACTTTAACCAGATCCTTAAAGTATGGAGCTTTCAACATGAGATATTGTTCAAAACCTTGAAAGTGTAAATGATGGTGAAAGTAAAGCCCCGAATGTGCAAAGAATGGGAAATTAATTATCTTAAGTGTCAGAACTATCCTGGTGTAAAACATCTTCTCATGCTCAATCATCTAATCAGTTtgctaaaaaaatatgtttgattTAAGACCTCCTCAATACTTAGGAGCTTTCTAGCTAGAACTTCATCAGTAGTTATAAAGGTTTTTCCCTTACTCCTCATACCACTTCTCTATCTTTTAGTTTATGAAAACAAAGTCATTGTTACAAAACTTAAGACATGAAAACATCAGTTAATGCACATTTCATAATATTGCATAACAACATTTTAAACAAAGgtaatcaaaatataaataatattacttaATAATATAAAGTAAAACATGTCACAATCATGTTCAAGTACAAATGATATGGTGATGTCATAATATTACATAGCAGCcaaaaaagtgaaagaaaacaTAACATTATCAAAACATGGTACAAATAAGGATTTCAACCACCATCACTCATAATACCGAGTAATATATTTAGACAGCGATGTGGGGGCATGCCTAGAAGACATTTTGCATGGGACAAGTTAATGCAAAGGAAATCATAGTATTGTTCATAATTTTCTCATCCTATATATTCATGTCAACTAACATGTCCCAAATGTCAATTTGAGTATTGAATGCTAAGTTACGAAGCACCCGACTAACCTATTTAGTAAGAAGTTCATTTCGTCGTTCAATTGCCAAGACTTTTCGTTCAAAGTATTGCACTTGTTGTTCAGATGTCATAGTGACTCGTTCTGATGCCATGACTTGTCTTTCAGCAATGGAAGACAAATTTTTCTCTTAAGGCATTTCCTATCTCAATTGCATCAAAAAATACATACAACTTGGTTGTAAGCTTGTCAAATTGCGAACATCAACCATCGagacttttattattttaacccCACAAGGATGACATACCACTAGATGGCGCATATTGAGTCAGACCTGAGCTATATGAATCCATCTGTAGTGGTGATGGAGGAGCTTGCTCAAGTTCAACATCAAATGCAAATTCCTCCTAGTTGTATTCCATGTTGTCATTAAGGTCCATAGTGAAACTTTGCCTATGGATGTGGCATCGGATTTATCGGGTTGTCCTTACTTTGTGTCCTATGGCATGATCAGCTCCCCACAGTTCCTCCATCAATTTGTATAGCCTGCTCCATTAGCGATCGAGAGTTTTGCCTGAAAATAAACATGTTCAAGTACATTAGGATCTCTTTAATTGTGGATGATAACAGTATTTACTAAAGGTGTTATCTTGATCAAGTCATCACAAAATTCATCTTCAGCCTAAAGATGTTTTGTTGATTCATTCCATTCAAATCCACTAGGTTCACTAAATAGATCATGGACCTCACATAATCTCTCTAAAGCTCTTTTGCctatattttacattattttttatatccccACCAAACGAGACTAATAGAAAGTGTAAAAAGTATTATAATAGGTTTGGATCATCCAACTTCCATCGACCATGTTCCCCAATTATTATTAAGGATGAAGAAAATAGATATAAGATTAATTTTTCTTGTGTAAAATACACACAtggttatttatttataaatggaAATAATAACACAATAACAAAAACTATGGGTTAAGTCCGTTACATTCAACATTCCCCCTCAAGCTAGTGCATACAATTCGTATGTACCAAActtgttacaaatataatcaattataggTTCACGTAATGGTTTATTGAAATTATATGTTAATCATTCGAATTATCAAACTCAGTCTTGATGTCTCCAGATACAATATTTTCTCGAATGAAGTGAGAATTAATCTCAATATGCTTGGTTCTTTCATGAAAGACGGGATTTGAGCTAATACAAAAAAGTATGATTATGACATATGAGTGTCATATAAGTGTCATTTGAGtgacctctccaaattgcaattctttaagtaattGGTTAAACAAATAAACTCACAAATAGTTGGGGCCATAACTCTATATTATGCTTAAACACTAGATCTTGTCACAACATTTTGTTTCTCACCCTTCCAAGAAATCAAATTATCACCAGTAGAAACACAATATCTGGAACTGGATTTTCTATCAAACAAAGATCTTGTCCAATTAGCATTTGAAtaacatacaacttcaaaagcTCAACAACAATGGTTAAAGGATTTTGTGCCTCATTCAGAAATCTCGGCATGCATGGTTACTATGTAGACCACAAATCTCCAACATGCACAATGTAAAGCAAAAGATactttaatcttctcatgcacgTTCAATCGACTTTTCCTATATCTTTTCATAAAAAAACGAGATACTTCCTAAACTCCTTCCTTGCCCATACATGCTCTCACTTCCACACTAATTAACAAATACAAACATGTAAATTCTATAAAAATCCATCtaaataaagaattctaaaataaatagtaTTATAACTTATTTGTTCCCATACATACAcataaagttataaataaagGAAAAGGCAAAGAAAGTGTAGATTTtgagaatttaaaaactaaaaagaataaaaagtataacaaattttttataacttaaaaCTTTCCATACATATGTGGAAacgatttgaaaaaaaatattgtacaCTTAAAAAGTGTAtcgattatatattttatataattgataatcattttaatatttatacttttataataaaataaataaataaaagtaaaaatattaaaataatacattaaattatttttaaataaaattattttttaaatatatttatataaaaaaatatttactataccaattaaattatttacaatatttttattcaaatctaAGTTTTTTCTTCCTCAATCTCGCtttcagttttatttttcttaaggaTATATTTTCTTCTTATCTCCATCCTAAAAAGGTCTTAGGtagtgtttggattggggagatgatttgagagagtgaatttggagtgatttaagaggaaagtgtaaagaaagtgatGTTCTTTGGATTAAGGTATATTAGAGTGATTTTGTGAGGAAAacttattgaagtttgtgagtgatatgatggttgtaaggagatttttatgttttttaaaatatgttaaatgtaagtttacaaatttaccttttccttaaaaaaatatttaaataataaaatatgagatatttttctataagataaattaaattttataaatatatataaaagatattttcataaaatcaaatcaaataaaagttaaaattgatttttattattgttaatattattattaaataaaattattttaattattattaagtatgtaatttattattatgattttagttactattattatttataattttattaattttttatatatagtatttctgttttaaattttaaatatattattattattttatagtttttacatgtatataaaaataataattaagggTTATTTAACTTTCCAATAATATTgtgtaaaaaatttaatatttttttacgaTTTTTGCCTCCATTCCGAAATCAACACACTTTTCAATCTGttaaattcaataaaaacaAACGAAAGATTTCCATACTTTTCTTTCCGAATGAATGAATAGTGTTAACTCAGATAGAAACGGAGGCTTGAAGTCAGAGATAGAAGTTGGTTGGTGGTGATGAGAAATGTGAGGTGCAAATAAATGTCATTCAATAAGCTtatgttaatatattaataataagattAAGGGGATTACGCAAAAGCGCTGCACGTCGTACACTAGGCTCGCTCATCGTGTTGTGTCGGGATTGGGTCAGACGCctaaagtttttaaatttaaaaagtgGTGTCCAGTGGGATTTATCCTCTGTGCTCACTTCTCTTACTCTTTCAAATCCTACCCATTCTAAACAGATTGCAACCGTAAATACATtaccaaaatataatttagaatattCTCAGCCATTGGATGTTAACAGGAGGATAGAGGATAGTGCACTTGAATATAAGGGACAGGAAATGCGGGTCGGTGTCGTGTTGTGAAAATGTTTGTCAGCTCATTTCACGATGCTCGCACCTCCACGTGTTGCTACATAACCATGCCCACCTATTTCATCACAACCAATGGATTATGTAACTCAACTTTctccatttttttaattaagtttctattacaattttattatatttttctattatgctccttttttttaattctattgtTAGTTGAGATGAGACAACGcatttatcatttttcattGTCGTTGGTGATATATTTCCATAAGGAAAATAAGAAACCACAGtgattaagttttaattttttaaattcaaaactgatttaaaacttaattaatctTAATTTAAATAGTATTCAAGAGGAGTATTTTTGGCTTGTGTGTTTTTTTTACAGTTGTTAGAGGAGAGGAGCCCCTGATGTCCAAGCGATGTGTAATATTTTGGTTTCTTGTAAGTAAATCATTCTCTTTTCTTGCGCGGCTGAATGTTCTTTAATTCGCCAATCACGCTTTTGGGAGAATCGTTCCTTCTCTGACGAAGCCAATCTTAAAGGAGAAAAAAGGCACACTATTTACTTTATTGTGTGTCCGAGGAAACGACACccaatatacataaaataaaagagatTGTTGCTTCATTTCATCCTTTTGGACCAGTTAGTTCTCATGTTTTAACTTTTTCTACGGATTTCCATTTTCAGATTTTCATTGGAGAGACGAGTGGTGGAGAGGGGAGGACGAGTGGTGGATGTGAAAAATCAAACCAATGCCATCACACCCTAATGTTGGAAACTTTACTCTTTCCCAATTAACCCATTTATTCTAGAAACTGATTCTGGTTCTACATAACGGTTCTACTTGTAATAAACCggatataaaagaaaattactcAAATAATCttcttcaaaatttattttcaaaactaaACTGTTTTACTGTACACGAAAGGAAATAGATGAATTCTTatcgaaaataaaaaatactcaaataaCGTCCTTCAAAATTTATTTCCGAAAGTAAACCGCTTTACTGTAGACCACAGGAAATGGATCGCTGGAACACAATTTCGTATATATAAAAAGAGATTTTGTCAATTATTTGCCTCCTGGAAATAGATTTCTCGTGAACCGATGATTATTGTGCAAGTTTTTTAAGATAATgatttaatttaagaaaatgataaataaataaataaaagttataaaaataaactatatttaattaattaatattttataatataattgtaCCGTCTAAAACCGAGATGATCTTAGGCCGAGATATGTCTCGATAATAATATTTGCACTATATATTCTCAGCATAATTATGAACAACTGaacaaattataagaaaatgatgaaaaattataactaaataACACGTATAAGCTTATATTCCCTCTTCCAAATCAAGTCCACGTATCTTAAATATCGATCGACCCTGATTTATGGTACAAGCGCCTCGGACATCCTTCTCCGACGTGTCTACAACATGTATCTTTCTTACTATctatccctatcagtaaaaatctcattctcattcataataatcgtagtatttgtccca encodes:
- the LOC137817136 gene encoding arabinogalactan O-methyltransferase 1-like produces the protein MQGNERMKNRWPVWLMGTLCIIGATLFIASFIQTSENSLLCSISTAQQQLTGTSKSMQLKAILHYATSQVVPQQSLSEITVTFDVLQALNRPANFLVFGLGHDSLMWAGLNPGGTTLFLEEDPKWVQTVLKDAPGLRAHTVHYRTQLREADHLLSSYRSEPACSPATATLRGNERCKLALQNLPDEVYSREWDLIMIDAPKGYFPEAPGRMAAIFSAAVMARDRKGSGVTHVFLHDVDRKVEKVYAEEFLCRKQLVKGVGRLWHFEIPPKANHSRDDARFC